The DNA region CTAAACTAGTTTTTTCCAAAATTATATGGattatttaatcaatataaaaacGTGGGTTAAGTAGTTTACAAGATTAGAAAGTGTTACTAAGTTTTCAATTGTGACTTCTTTTTGTAACTAAACAATGACTAAAAACTTTCttcgatatatttttttcaaattaataattcaGAGGGTttcagaaaaaatgaaatgcatcTTATTGTCATTTATTGTAACAGATGTAAAGTTAACGGAATAATTATATTCTAACTTTAAAGTTCTTAGTCCAGGTTGGTATCgcaatttgttaaaaacaaatttaaatgatgacTACCGGAATTGCTAATTCAAAACTAAGTGTAAACTATTCTATCAACAAAGGGTCTGTAGAAACTATTCTGTTACGATAaccaccttttttttttttttttttttttacaaataatggATGTCATTTTATTAGATAACATGAATATTAACGAAAAAGACGTTATGCATTTATAACCTTTTTCTCAATTTAGTGATGAGTTTTGTTCTTATAtgttaaacaattgtttaacattaaaaaGTTCATGCATGCTTTTTTTGTTATCAATTCACTTCGGTTGGGCAATACCTTTATTTAACACAGGTCCGTTTTCATACAAATACATGACAGGCCATACAATGTAATCCACTTCCTTCCCCGATTTCATGTACGCTCTAAATATATCATTGTTTTTCATCCCGTCGGGAAAACGGGTACTTAGATGTATTGGTGGCTGGGTTGTCTGCATGAACCAACACAACTCCACACAGCGCTCGGCAAAGTGAGTCGTTTTTGCAAACTGGGACGATGAAATTGTCTGAAAGAAAGAAGGGGCACCCATCTGTccacaaaattgttttttcttcAGCAAACATCTGTCTCCAGAATACTGTTCATTACATGGTTGTGAGGAGTCAACGTTTTCTGAGTGTGCTACTTTTTTTCGtctcttttttgattttttagtcGTTTGTAAATTATCTTCCTTTCCTTTGCTTTGCAAATGTGCTGTACTAACGTCATGCAAACAATAGTCTGAGGGGTTGTTTATTCTGACATTGTCTTCGAATGGATTCATAGTATGTTCGTGTGATACTGAACTCTTCACTCTAGTAGTTATATCACTTAAGATACCGTGTAAGGTGTCAGCAAATTTCTAAAAGCATAAATATgaatgtcattttattttcttctaagattcttttaaaaaataattctcaatAAGAAAGAACTACTTAAAACCTCTTGCATCTCAGAAATCAAAGTTGTTTCTTTAGCGCGTAAACACGTTTTAAGTGCCTGTTGGATGTCCGGTACCATCGCTTCGGGAAGTTTGGTTACCACCTTAAAAAGATAACATAActgatttacatatatttaggAGGTAAAAGCAggattttaaagataatttatattataaataaaagctTACTTTCATTTCTCCAGTGTCTTTACAGGTCATTATGGTTTGACAATCTGTTAGGTCAAGAAACATGGAACGAGAGCCAGAACAAAAGTTGTAGGCTGTCTGTAATGTATGaagaagaatatttattttcttatatcaaGGACGTACATCCAAATTGTTTCATGGAATTTATTTTACCTTCTATCCTTGCATTAGAAGGTTGATTTAagttaaatttaagaattaaatatCAAGTTTACTCActcaaatgtatttttttaatatcccAGTCAATTGGAAGGGTGTCTTTATCATATGGATGGTATTTACATTTAGTTTTCCAGTtcattaacatttttgaattaaattcttCAAGTTTATAATCAAAAGTAAAAGATCAAATAAACGCATATCCCACCTTTGGCAAAAACTTTGGCTACAGCCCTAACCTCATCAACAAtagcaaaaatatttaatgaagtCATATAAAAATAATCTGGAATACGTAGCAATTTATCTTCTGTTTATAATAAATCATATCCCCCAATTCCATCCGCCGAGATATTCTTAAGTTAAACAATGATCCACTTTGGTAACGGGGTGATTTCAAAAGCATATCATATATTAAGCATTGCAGTGTTCCAAAAGATCTTAAACAATTGTCATTTCTATACAAAAAGCAATATCAAACTTAAAAAATCGTCTTAATCAAAAATCGTACATCTTGTTGGACCCAAGAGTTGTCCAAGGTCCACAGTCTAAACAGATGAGAATCTGTGCTTGTTAAGATCTTTCTATATAAGTAATACCATACATAAAACATTTGAGtgttcaaaaattatttaaaaaatttcttaagTAAAGATGTTGTCCCACCTTACCCCCAAagacaaacttgaaactacacaaTATAAAGATGCATGCATTTAAGTTATAGCTCTGTAATGCATATAGCTTTAGAAGAAacttttctatatatattcatatccAAAATTTCAATTCCAATTCTGGCCTCCGCATGTTTTGAGCAAACTTAAACCTAAACTACATAAACTGAGAATTCTTTCAAGTTTGGGAATATGATATTACATACAAGTCATTTCAAAGACAAAAGAAGTAAGTCATACCATGACAATGCGCAATAAAAAGCCAATTGCAGCTCTGTCATTCAGCCTCAATTCCCCTCCCGTCAACTCCTCCATAGAATCTGTCCATGCGTCGTCATACAACTGACCGAATTTTTCTGCCAGCTTGGTCGGTCGGTTATCATCATTCAAGTCAGCAATATCAGGGTTGTTGGAGGTCAATTTGGATCCAGCTATTTTGCTAAGCCTTAATTGGAATAAATAAACACAATCATCACACATTATAATATAATGAAACCTATGTCAATGTCGTGTAGttgaagtttatttttctaaaaaagaaatcatttttatcttATGCTTATCTTGTATTGGAAACATACCGAGTTAAGAGATGCTCCTTTTCTTCTGCGATCTGTTTGAGCTTACACTCGAGGTCTTTGACCTTTTCTCTTTCTTGTTCAACCTGGTCATGAATACGAATCCAACCATTTTTACTCTTTTTCTCCTGACGGAGTGCTTGATCAATTTCAACAACATACGGCAGATTTTCATTTAAACTGTCAATTTCTTTACTCAATTCTTCAGAGTCTTCCTTTGTTAGGACTTTTCCTTCTTCAACCTCATCATGAACgcgtttcaaatattttttactctttttcttttgatgtttttgtttctttgccTGCAATCTTAAAAAGCAAAACGTCATTATATCTAGACACGAAATAATTACAATAGAGGGGCGAgcccgattttttttcttttactattttactaattaaaataataagtgaaaatatacaatgtatttaaattcAAGTAAGAGGAAAGGAGAAATGAATTGTCTTGTCTTATACTTTTGAAGTTCCTCATTTTCCTCTTTAAGTTTCTGAACCTCTAATGTCAATCTGCAAATTAAtcaaacatgaagaaaaaatgaataatgtataCATTTCAGTAGGCTTAAGGAAACATTCTTCCTTTGTTTCTGTCAAAATACTTATAgtacaataaaatttataaaatgatttttcattatttttaggataaaaagaatttatttttgttactttttacaatttgttttcGCTCATGCCATCAGTTGACATCTTGGCATGAAAATACAGTAGATATATAcagtacaatatacatgtagttgacaAAGATTATTATCTAACACAGACTATATTTTTCGCAAAATAATGGCTTCGGACAGCGTTTAATGTATTGTGCaacaacaattttatttgtttaatatatatatataaaaaaacagtACAGGGTTTTTTCATTAAAGATGTTCGTTCCTGTTTTTGGGTAGACATTTTGCCTCACCTCTAGTCCGGAAATTATGCATCATATGTTAATTCTACTTGTAGattcatattttacaatgtcaaataatattgaataagaTAATTAAGGGAAAATTACACATCTATAATAGTTTAAtgagggactatattttgttgCGGAAGGTCTTTAAGAAGAAAATCAActttttctttatgataattttattttacttattttaaatgGTATTAATTTGTAATTGATGCCATCATTAAGTCCGATTGAAAATTATAGCGAAAACAGTTATTGTTTGCAATTTGCACTTTCAGTGAGGAAAGGTCATATTTAATACACCGTAGCGCCGAAAGCAGCATATAGACCCCAacagtttgttttgaattttggttaagcCATGTGTGTAGTTTTATAAATACTATAGAAAAAAACTTCAAGACTTTTGATTGCAGGATCCAAGGTCCTTAAATACACGTAAGCACATCTATTAGAGACTTATGATTTGGAACTTGTTAccaaaaattaatatgattttcCGACCGATTCCCAAACTTACTACGTTTTGACCTTGCTACAAAAATAAAGTTGTCTGGTAATATAGACTACTCGGTTGTGTAAATATGTCATAGAAATCTTATaacaacaaatattaaatattagtGGTGGTGTCTCGATAGAAAACGCTTTAGTACATTACCTATTGTGTTTCTTAAGAATAGAGCCCATCTTTATCAAAGTCCCTTTCTTTTTCAGACACTTTTTAATACAGTCATACAGCTTTCTACAATTTTAGTGatgaaaaaattataacaaacaaattttATGTATGGATATCTTTCGATATATATGTCTTAGTTTCCATGATATATCTAATAATCATACTGTTTCATTGTGGTTTCAGTCCAGGAAGTTGGGATCTCGAAGCttgttttttctgtatattttctTGCAAAGTCATCAAAGGCTTTATCATCCATATCATCAGGACAACGTATCATTTCTTCAATACCATTTGACCTAGAGTAGCAAAATATATGCATCTAAGATAAAACAAATGAGAGTTATACAAATTATAACTGATAgtttgaatcattttattttcattttataaattatttattgaatataatttaatatatactTAGAAAGAAATTCCAGAATATTATGTGTTTGCTGTTTATAAGCTGCCAAGAGGTTGAAGAACCATTTTACATCATCTATGAAACTGAAAGCATACATAACACAAAACGTTAATATATATCAACTATTTCCTGACTGTTTATCATTTTACAACTTAATGCTATTATTAATGCATCATGCACGagatatcaattatttaaacatCAGTGGATATGTACGTTAAACCTTTGTTTAAGTTAGTTCAAAAGAACAAAAGTGTCCTCACACTTCTTGCTTCAAGTaccaaaaacattttgaaattcacATTATATGTAAAGTTTATATTAAGAGACTTGAGGTAAATGATATATGACCTGTTATCGATATATGTCAGACCCGATGGAGTGTCAGAAGAAATAGGAGTTAAGCAGACTGTAGGTTCCTTTTGTACGTGAAGCTTCCAGTGCGGCGGTAACAGGTCTATGTTTACATGCCCATtgctatttaaacaaaaatacacaagtgtaattatcatattgattgtaaaattcatttaacaGCAGACACTAACTTTATTTAACACACCTTCCTAGAATAATAATCGTTTATCAAACTTGGTTTTTGATTTAAGAAGGATACGAGTTAAACCGGAATCATAATCACGATAAACACCCTATTTCAAATAGCAACTGTAACTCTTGAAAGCTAAatagactgaaaaaaaaacacctttcaTATCCCTCCAGTTCACCTTTCATCAACTGTTGTGGAAGCTGATTTGTGTCAATGTCCTCATtgctatttaaacaaaaatatattttattatttaaagttaTTGCATCAACCGCATTTAACATCTCCTCgaaagcaaaaacaaaacaaaagtacattaaaaaaatattttccttctCAATAAAATAAGCATGATCTATctcttttcaaataaataatcatCATCTCACATAgtcttattattttaagatGCATAATAAAACTGaccttttacattaatttttactcaaaatttagaattcttCAAAGATTTTTAGAGTTTTTAACCTACTTTCACGATAAGGCGTCAATTACCTCGACTGTTCCTTCGGTTTGACTTCTAATAGTTTTTGCGGCTGTTGGTTTATGTCAAATTTTTCACTGCTATAAAAACAAGTTTGATACAAGTTATGGAAAATGTGATCAGCTATAGTTTTAGTgctcaaaaaaaataaatcattttaagtaAAAGGCAAACTAGAAAAagggatacatgtattatcttttattaCTCTTTGACTTATAATCTAAAAAGAAAGTTTTAGAAGCTGAAACATATAGACGGTAATACCTCGTATTTCCCTCTTGTGCGTCTTGCTTTAAGCATTGCGTATTCTTATCTGTGCCGTTGCTATTTAAACAAACATATAATTATTAGTTAATGTGTTACACCTATCAAAAGCGTTTAAAATCTCGACGAAGCAAGAAAGCCAATGTTACTTGACATTCAAAAACAATGTACATCTAATCTAATACCCGATTCCCTGAAATAATAAACAAACCCAATTCAACCAAATCTTCATCATTTCACAaagctatagatttattcaaggatacaagaaaaaaatatataacatatacatAAAAAGTATAGTACAAGCAAATAAGATAGTTGTCTCACCTTGTTCCCGAACACTTTTTTCCATACCagatttttcaaagattaaaaacgggAGCAAGCCACTAAAGGGTTAAAAGGGGcatagtttgaaaaaaaaattaaagaaacacTAATGTTTCTCATAGGTCCTTTTAATGTCTTTTAtcttacctgacaggtgagatattaacctttaaaaataaaatcccatAGTAAAAAGATATTCATGGGAAAAAGTTTTTCATACAGGATAAATGGGAATTTCTTCTACCCCTATAAAGCTGTTTtctgtataaattttaaaataattttactagAAATACAAcaggttttttaaatttttaaatcctatgaaaacgttaaatagTCTCATCTCAAAGGAAACAATATTCCTGGAGGATTTTTGAAAACTACTACTGGATATTTCCCCCATTAGTACCTTAAGTAGTTCCCTTTAGAAAAAATATCACATTGGCCACTATATTGGTCTACTATAAACTTGAGAGTTTTTCAATATCCATATCCATATTTTGATTAGCAGTGATGTAGTTGCTGAGACAAACTCTTTTTAATGAAGTTGTCTTagttaaattttactaatgCTAATATGACTGATTATATTCTAGGCGGTTAtggtttaatatttttaaatctttacttTATCGATCGtgataacaattttttatcgttagaacatgaatttttaaaacattttcccatagtttatcaatataaactaatttcaacatttttgaataagtttgtTGGATGATGCTTATGTCCAGTTTGGTTGAAAACAAttcgtttttaattttataatgatgaaagCACAAAATCTTTTATGTTAATGGATATTCAAGCTTTCAAGCGCTAAAAGGTGAGGTACTTGTAAATTAAGAACTTCAAGGGAAGAATGGACCATAAAATACtgttaaaaatctttgaaaaggCAGATGAGTACCACAAGTGTTTCGTTGTTGTTACTGTACACTCTGGTAGAATTGTCTTAAGTGCGAACCTGGCAATTTATACCAGGGTCTGCTTTGACTTTGACGgttattatagaaaaaaattttaatatcagTGCAAACAATTTTTACCAACGAATACtccttatttttcaaaatttaaaatttcaagataggATAAGGACAGTGAGATAAGACAATGAACCATCCAAGGAGTTTACACAGATTTAATTTACATGCTTTTTATTCAGATTTTAACGTAGTTGCACACGCCTGATTGGtttggaaagaaaatatttacatttagtgTATATATTCCTTTGGAAATTtgcgacgttcaatttcctGTGAATACACTAATTCATGCGCCAGAAGCACAAATATAACCGTCATCACGCGTTTTGAgtgtatattttattgtaaaattaatttaacGTTTAAACTTACATAATCAATTTGATATTTACTATTGGAAAATAATCGTTCATTCATATTTATTCGTCAATGAAATGGAATTGTTTGACATAGTTTCTGACACTATATTTAAAGTTGCAGAATTAAAGCGATCTAAATACTTAAagcatgttaatatggctgttccgtG from Crassostrea angulata isolate pt1a10 chromosome 7, ASM2561291v2, whole genome shotgun sequence includes:
- the LOC128157464 gene encoding uncharacterized protein LOC128157464 isoform X2 encodes the protein MGNASNSKAVNPSNGTDKNTQCLKQDAQEGNTSSEKFDINQQPQKLLEVKPKEQSSNEDIDTNQLPQQLMKGELEGYESNGHVNIDLLPPHWKLHVQKEPTVCLTPISSDTPSGLTYIDNSFIDDVKWFFNLLAAYKQQTHNILEFLSKSNGIEEMIRCPDDMDDKAFDDFARKYTEKTSFEIPTSWTETTMKQKLYDCIKKCLKKKGTLIKMGSILKKHNRLQAKKQKHQKKKSKKYLKRVHDEVEEGKVLTKEDSEELSKEIDSLNENLPYVVEIDQALRQEKKSKNGWIRIHDQVEQEREKVKDLECKLKQIAEEKEHLLTRLSKIAGSKLTSNNPDIADLNDDNRPTKLAEKFGQLYDDAWTDSMEELTGGELRLNDRAAIGFLLRIVMTAYNFCSGSRSMFLDLTDCQTIMTCKDTGEMKVVTKLPEAMVPDIQQALKTCLRAKETTLISEMQEKFADTLHGILSDITTRVKSSVSHEHTMNPFEDNVRINNPSDYCLHDVSTAHLQSKGKEDNLQTTKKSKKRRKKVAHSENVDSSQPCNEQYSGDRCLLKKKQFCGQMGAPSFFQTISSSQFAKTTHFAERCVELCWFMQTTQPPIHLSTRFPDGMKNNDIFRAYMKSGKEVDYIVWPVMYLYENGPVLNKGIAQPK
- the LOC128157464 gene encoding uncharacterized protein LOC128157464 isoform X3, which codes for MKGELEGYESNGHVNIDLLPPHWKLHVQKEPTVCLTPISSDTPSGLTYIDNSFIDDVKWFFNLLAAYKQQTHNILEFLSKSNGIEEMIRCPDDMDDKAFDDFARKYTEKTSFEIPTSWTETTMKQKLYDCIKKCLKKKGTLIKMGSILKKHNRLTLEVQKLKEENEELQKLQAKKQKHQKKKSKKYLKRVHDEVEEGKVLTKEDSEELSKEIDSLNENLPYVVEIDQALRQEKKSKNGWIRIHDQVEQEREKVKDLECKLKQIAEEKEHLLTRLSKIAGSKLTSNNPDIADLNDDNRPTKLAEKFGQLYDDAWTDSMEELTGGELRLNDRAAIGFLLRIVMTAYNFCSGSRSMFLDLTDCQTIMTCKDTGEMKVVTKLPEAMVPDIQQALKTCLRAKETTLISEMQEKFADTLHGILSDITTRVKSSVSHEHTMNPFEDNVRINNPSDYCLHDVSTAHLQSKGKEDNLQTTKKSKKRRKKVAHSENVDSSQPCNEQYSGDRCLLKKKQFCGQMGAPSFFQTISSSQFAKTTHFAERCVELCWFMQTTQPPIHLSTRFPDGMKNNDIFRAYMKSGKEVDYIVWPVMYLYENGPVLNKGIAQPK
- the LOC128157464 gene encoding uncharacterized protein LOC128157464 isoform X1, translated to MGNASNSKAVNPSNGTDKNTQCLKQDAQEGNTSSEKFDINQQPQKLLEVKPKEQSSNEDIDTNQLPQQLMKGELEGYESNGHVNIDLLPPHWKLHVQKEPTVCLTPISSDTPSGLTYIDNSFIDDVKWFFNLLAAYKQQTHNILEFLSKSNGIEEMIRCPDDMDDKAFDDFARKYTEKTSFEIPTSWTETTMKQKLYDCIKKCLKKKGTLIKMGSILKKHNRLTLEVQKLKEENEELQKLQAKKQKHQKKKSKKYLKRVHDEVEEGKVLTKEDSEELSKEIDSLNENLPYVVEIDQALRQEKKSKNGWIRIHDQVEQEREKVKDLECKLKQIAEEKEHLLTRLSKIAGSKLTSNNPDIADLNDDNRPTKLAEKFGQLYDDAWTDSMEELTGGELRLNDRAAIGFLLRIVMTAYNFCSGSRSMFLDLTDCQTIMTCKDTGEMKVVTKLPEAMVPDIQQALKTCLRAKETTLISEMQEKFADTLHGILSDITTRVKSSVSHEHTMNPFEDNVRINNPSDYCLHDVSTAHLQSKGKEDNLQTTKKSKKRRKKVAHSENVDSSQPCNEQYSGDRCLLKKKQFCGQMGAPSFFQTISSSQFAKTTHFAERCVELCWFMQTTQPPIHLSTRFPDGMKNNDIFRAYMKSGKEVDYIVWPVMYLYENGPVLNKGIAQPK